Proteins co-encoded in one Kribbella qitaiheensis genomic window:
- a CDS encoding ATP-grasp domain-containing protein: MTTRIALATSADHADLHPADLPLAAALRTAGLDPVAEVWTDPSVDWSSYDAVLLRSVWDYHTRYLEFTEWLGQLDKACVPVFNDTDLLRWNGDKRYLLELRERGVAIVPSQVAAGACLHEVVAGLDGQQIVIKPTVSATAHNTIRGLAGSGELSRAMGDLPDDVYLVQPFLPEIQSEGEWSLIYLDGEYSHSVLKRPADGDYRVQSDMGGTATSADPTPAVRAAADAVLAAVDSKHAPVYARVDGVVVTGRFLLMEVELIEPYLFLPQHPAADVQLATAVASRLA; encoded by the coding sequence CCGGCCGACCTGCCGCTCGCGGCCGCGCTCCGGACCGCGGGACTCGACCCGGTCGCGGAGGTCTGGACCGATCCGTCGGTGGACTGGTCGTCGTACGACGCGGTGCTGCTCCGGTCGGTCTGGGATTACCACACCCGGTACCTGGAGTTCACCGAGTGGCTCGGCCAGCTCGACAAGGCCTGCGTACCGGTGTTCAACGACACCGACCTGCTCCGCTGGAACGGCGACAAGCGGTACCTGCTGGAGCTCCGCGAGCGCGGTGTCGCGATCGTGCCGTCCCAGGTGGCGGCCGGCGCCTGCCTGCACGAGGTGGTCGCCGGGCTCGACGGTCAGCAGATCGTGATCAAGCCGACGGTGAGCGCCACCGCGCACAACACCATCCGGGGTCTGGCCGGGTCCGGCGAGCTGAGCCGCGCGATGGGCGATCTGCCGGATGACGTCTACCTGGTGCAGCCGTTCCTGCCCGAGATCCAGTCCGAGGGCGAGTGGTCGCTGATCTACCTCGACGGCGAGTACAGCCACTCGGTTCTGAAGCGCCCGGCCGACGGCGACTACCGGGTCCAGAGCGACATGGGAGGTACGGCGACGTCGGCCGACCCGACTCCCGCAGTACGAGCCGCTGCGGACGCCGTACTGGCCGCGGTCGACAGCAAGCACGCACCGGTCTACGCCCGGGTCGACGGGGTCGTCGTGACCGGCCGCTTCCTGCTGATGGAAGTCGAGCTCATCGAGCCCTACCTCTTCCTCCCCCAGCACCCGGCCGCCGACGTCCAGCTGGCTACAGCGGTCGCCAGCCGTCTAGCTTAA